The following are from one region of the Halictus rubicundus isolate RS-2024b chromosome 15, iyHalRubi1_principal, whole genome shotgun sequence genome:
- the LOC143361513 gene encoding uncharacterized protein LOC143361513 — protein MNRFLCFVLLLVVFPFAMPQAAEMGPCKCGVFPVVAMSKSIIERSLQLNVTCDDEGEGKCLTLCVALAESAQEKAPQMICEKISTHVENMRVAVYAKVCDATAWKFTGLTNDDPLCCHDGKSIPCRHPSPMIVD, from the exons ATGAATCGATTCCTGTGCTTTGTGCTTCTGCTCGTCGTTTTTCCATTCGCCAT GCCACAAGCGGCAGAGATGGGGCCGTGCAAGTGCGGCGTTTTTCCGGTCGTGGCGATGTCGAAGTCGATTATCGAACGGTCGCTTCAGTTGAACGTCACGTGTGACGATGAGGGGGAGGGCAAGTGTCTTACACTGTGCGTCGCTCTG GCGGAGAGCGCGCAGGAGAAAGCGCCGCAAATGATCTGCGAGAAGATCAGCACGCACGTGGAAAATATGCGG GTTGCTGTATACGCGAAGGTCTGCGATGCCACTGCCTGGAAGTTCACCGGTTTGACGAACGACGATCCACTTTGCTGCCACGATGGGAAGTCGATACCCTGCAGACACCCATCACCGATGATCGTCGACTAA